From Oryzias melastigma strain HK-1 linkage group LG15, ASM292280v2, whole genome shotgun sequence, one genomic window encodes:
- the LOC112161772 gene encoding uncharacterized protein LOC112161772, which translates to MMETAKFFLGFSLFVVLVVPSCGYPTKGSKSTDQSSGDQQAATSFASHRGAQMSRSAPVHYRSHSSGSVSQPVPVFVQNVPQVYPMVPSGSSLSSAVAGYPVAVQPGSAVPVLSSVPAAGVSEAVQVPVQGPGFSQFVQTGPAMVGSAPPVLVLHEGAGSTQPGPAQAGLPETKWVVAPPSFSEQAAADSQAVGSSDFLPPVPLPPPGPVLQSGETSNIVKEAELGNYQQQTEEFGYPAEAVQPGSAFTSVLVPGQGLGGFWGSPYPGFDYRLLYGLYPPGTYTTFSQNHEKGKDYYQSIHYLKEHVSEDQGPQQQQLQQKIFHGQQQRS; encoded by the exons ATGATGGAGACTGCAAAGTTCTTCCTGGG gttttccctttttgttgtgCTGGTTGTGCCATCATGTGGTTATCCTACCAAAG GCTCCAAATCCACAGATCAGAGCAGCGGTGACCAACAAGCAGCAACTAGCTTTGCTTCCCACAGAGGAGCACAGATGAGCCGCTCTGCACCAGTGCATTACCGCTCTCATTCAAGCGGTAGCGTCTCTCAGCCAGTTCCAGTGTTTGTGCAGAATGTCCCTCAGGTTTATCCCATGGTTCCATCAGGCAGCAGCTTGAGCTCTGCTGTGGCAGGATACCCTGTTGCTGTTCAGCCAGGATCTGCTGTTCCTGTGCTTTCCAGTGTTCCTGCAGCAGGAGTGTCTGAGGCAGTTCAGGTCCCTGTGCAGGGTCCTGGTTTCTCCCAGTTTGTTCAGACAGGCCCAGCAATGGTTGGCTCTGCTCCCCCTGTGCTGGTGTTGCATGAAGGAGCTGGTTCCACACAGCCAGGACCTGCTCAAGCTGGTCTGCCAG AAACCAAGTGGGTTGTTgctcctccatctttctctgaGCAAGCAGCAGCTGATTCCCAGGCTGTGGGCTCCAGTGACTTCCTGCCACCAGTCCCTCTCCCTCCACCCGGCCCTGTCCTCCAGTCCGGAGAGACTTCCAATATTGTGAAGGAAGCTGAACTCGGCAACTACCAGCAGCAGACGGAAGAGTTTGGTTACCCGGCTGAGGCGGTGCAGCCTGGATCTGCTTTCACCAGCGTGCTTGTTCCAGGCCAAGGACTTGGTGGCTTCTGGGGTTCTCCTTATCCTGGCTTTGACTACAGGCTCCTGTATGGTCTGTACCCTCCTGGCACCTACACCACCTTCAGCCAGAACCATGAGAAGGGCAAGGACTACTACCAATCCATCCACTACTTGAAGGAGCATGTTTCTGAAGACCAAGGTCCtcaacagcagcagcttcagcagaagATCTTCCATGGTCAACAGCAGAGGTCTTAA